In Bacillus sp. SM2101, the following are encoded in one genomic region:
- a CDS encoding flavodoxin family protein, whose amino-acid sequence MLNILGSSRKNGNSEYLTDQMLQDVAYKKLFLHDYHIKDIVDKRHTEEGFHLVEDDYEDIIQSLLSHDVIVFTTPLYWYGMSGQMKTFIDRWSQYLRDERFNFKEEMSKKKAYVVVTGGNKKIVALPLIQQFHYIFDFVNMEFVDYLLGQGNEPMDVKMDEEALSKATYLNNKLKTQLEVI is encoded by the coding sequence ACTGGGGAGTTCTAGAAAGAACGGGAATTCAGAATATCTTACTGACCAGATGCTACAAGATGTAGCTTATAAAAAATTATTTTTACATGATTATCATATTAAGGATATTGTAGACAAACGTCATACTGAAGAAGGATTTCATCTAGTTGAGGATGATTATGAGGATATCATTCAGTCGTTATTAAGCCATGATGTAATTGTTTTTACAACACCGTTATATTGGTACGGTATGTCAGGACAAATGAAAACCTTTATTGACCGTTGGTCACAATACCTTCGTGATGAAAGGTTCAACTTTAAAGAAGAAATGAGTAAAAAGAAAGCGTATGTTGTCGTTACTGGTGGGAATAAGAAAATTGTAGCCCTACCATTAATTCAACAATTTCATTATATTTTTGACTTTGTCAATATGGAATTTGTTGATTATCTTTTAGGTCAAGGAAACGAACCGATGGACGTTAAGATGGATGAAGAAGCACTTTCAAAAGCAACATATCTTAACAATAAGCTAAAAACACAGTTGGAAGTAATTTAA